The Pyrenophora tritici-repentis strain M4 chromosome 8, whole genome shotgun sequence genome contains a region encoding:
- a CDS encoding FusA, Translation elongation factors (GTPase), translated as MDDLYDEFGNFIGEAESDEDVQSTGEAADAYVLDDEEEAEAEANDQQLMEVDEGPSNAVVLHEDKQYYPSASDVYGHDVEVLVQEEDMQSLAQPIIAPVVQRKFTIQETDLPPVHHSRELLTDLMNFPDQIRNIAIAGHLHHGKTAFMDMLVLETHDIQDRLDYKKGKKREEQLRYTDVHVLERERGLSIKAAPMSLVLQNTKLKSHLFNILDTPGHVNFADEVAASLRLVDGVVLVVDVVEGVQVNTEQIIKHAVLEDLPITLVVNKMDRLILELKLPPSDAYFKIKHVIEEVNTVIENTIPGRGESRRVSPEKGNVAFACSSMRWCFTIQSFAKMYSDFYPGPSKLPGFGVPMKGLDIEKFAMRLWGDIFYNPGSRKFSRKRQEEGSQRSFVHWILEPVYKIYSHTLSQSPDELKDTLEALGIRLKPSEYKTDAKELMRLVCQQYFGPSLGFVDMITQHIPSPEEGAKRLLERHYTGPLDTKTAEAMQKCDQNGPLVVHVTKLFNATDAKSFTALGRVLSGTATSPQSVRVLGEGYTIEDEEDMVIATVTDTWIAQSRYNIPVSGVPAGNWVLLGGVDNSIVKTATIVATKLPEDEDAYIFRPIRHFFESVFKVAVEPINPSELPKMLDGLRKINKSYPLITTKVEESGEHVVLGTGELYMDCVLHDLRRLYADMEIKVSDPVTRFCETVVEMSAIKCYALTPNKKNKITMIAEPLDPGIAEDIEAGKVNIKDPVRVVAKFFEENYGYDMLASRNIWAFGPDDMGPNILQNDTLPAEVDGKTLRTVRDTLRQGFSWATREGPLCEEPIRNTKFRITDVELASEAIFRGGGQIIPTSRRACYSSFLMASPRLMEPVYSCSMVGPSDTKSSLYTVLARRRGHVLQDGPIAGTPLYNVRGLIPVIDSFGFETDLRIHTQGQVSLSLVFDRWSIVPGDPLDKEVTTRPLEPATAQQLARDFVLKTRRRKGLAEDVTISKFLEPELFRSLKESGVLDG; from the exons ATGGACGACCTCTACGACGA GTTTGGTAACTTCATTGGCGAAGCAGAGTCGGATGAAGATGTCCAGAGTACCGGCGAGGCAGCCGACGCCTATGTCCTCGACGATGAGGAAGAGGCCGAGGCCGAGGCCAACGACCAGCAGCTTATGGAGGTAGATGAAGGGCCGTCGAATGCTGTAGTCCTTCATGAGGACAAGCAATACTACCCCTCCGCATCTGACGTATACGGTCATGATGTCGAGGTGCTGGTACAAGAGGAAGATATGCAATCGCTGGCGCAGCCCATTATTGCACCAGTAGTCCAGAGGAAGTTCACAATCCAGGAGACAGATCTGCCGCCCGTACACCACTCGAGGGAGCTTCTGACCGATCTCATGAATTTTCCCGACCAGATACGGAACATTGCCATTGCTGGACATTTGCATCATGGAAAAACGGCATTCATGGACATGCTGGTCTTGGAGACGCACGATATCCAGGATCGTCTGGATTACAAGAAGGGGAAGAAGCGGGAGGAACAGCTGCGCTACACAGACGTACACGTGCTCGAACGCGAACGAGGCCTTTCCATCAAGGCTGCCCCGATGAGCTTGGTGCTCCAGAACACGAAGCTAAAGTCGCATCTTTTCAATATCCTCGACACACCCGGACATGTGAACTTCGCGGATGAAGTAGCGGCATCGTTGCGCTTGGTAGACGGAGTAGTACTCGTTGTGGACGTGGTCGAGGGCGTACAGGTCAACACAGAGCAGATTATCAAGCATGCGGTGCTGGAAGATCTTCCCATCACACTCGTAGTGAACAAGATGGACCGCTTGATTCTGGAGCTAAAGCTACCACCCAGCGACGCATACTTCAAGATCAAGCACGTAATCGAGGAGGTCAACACTGTCATCGAGAACACTATTCCAGGCCGCGGCGAGAGCAGACGAGTAAGCCCTGAAAAAGGCAACGTCGCATTCGCCTGCTCCAGCATGCGATGGTGTTTTACGATCCAGTCATTCGCTAAGATGTACTCCGATTTCTATCCCGGTCCCTCGAAGCTTCCAGGATTCGGTGTTCCGATGAAGGGCTTGGATATCGAGAAATTCGCTATGCGACTCTGGGGTGACATTTTCTACAACCCAGGAAGCCGGAAGTTCAGTCGCAAGCGTCAGGAGGAAGGCTCACAACGATCTTTTGTACACTGGATTTTGGAGCCCGTCTACAAGATCTACTCGCATACTCTCAGTCAGAGTCCAGATGAGCTCAAGGACACGCTCGAGGCTTTGGGCATACGACTGAAGCCTTCTGAATACAAGACTGACGCAAAGGAGCTAATGCGTCTAGTATGCCAACAGTATTTTGGACCCTCCCTAGGATTCGTAGACATGATCACACAGCATATTCCATCACCAGAAGAGGGTGCGAAACGACTGCTGGAAAGACACTACACTGGACCTTTGGATACAAAGACCGCAGAGGCGATGCAGAAGTGCGATCAGAACGGACCATTGGTTGTGCATGTAACGAAGCTCTTCAACGCAACAGACGCAAAGTCCTTTACTGCCCTAGGCCGAGTACTGAGTGGTACAGCGACTTCGCCCCAATCGGTGCGTGTACTAGGAGAAGGCTATACGATTGAGGATGAGGAAGACATGGTTATTGCGACTGTAACGGATACATGGATAGCCCAGTCGAGATATAACATTCCCGTTAGCGGTGTTCCGGCAGGTAACTGGGTGCTCCTAGGCGGCGTCGATAACTCGATAGTCAAGACGGCGACAATTGTAGCTACCAAGCTCCCAGAAGACGAAGATGCCTACATATTCCGACCCATCCGACACTTTTTCGAATCCGTCTTCAAAGTCGCGGTCGAGCCAATTAATCCCTCCGAACTACCCAAAATGCTTGACGGTCTTCGCAAGATCAACAAGTCATACCCGCTCATCACAACTAAAGTGGAGGAGTCAGGAGAGCACGTTGTTCTTGGTACTGGAGAGCTGTACATGGACTGCGTTCTGCATGACCTCCGACGGTTATACGCAGACATGGAGATCAAGGTTTCAGACCCGGTCACCCGGTTCTGCGAGACTGTCGTTGAGATGTCTGCCATCAAGTGCTATGCTCTTACGCCtaacaagaagaacaagatcACCATGATTGCGGAGCCGCTAGATCCTGGAATTGCAGAAGATATCGAGGCTGGCAAGGTGAACATCAAAGACCCTGTGCGTGTAGTGGCCAAGTTCTTCGAAGAGAACTACGGATATGATATGCTCGCATCGCGCAACATCTGGGCATTTGGACCGGACGATATGGGCCCGAATATCCTACAAAACGACACACTTCCTGCGGAAGTTGATGGCAAGACCCTCAGAACGGTGCGAGATACGCTTCGACAGGGTTTCAGCTGGGCTACTCGAGAGGGTCCGCTTTGCGAAGAGCCCATTCGCAACACCAAGTTCCGTATCACAGATGTCGAACTGGCATCAGAAGCAATCTTCCGCGGAGGTGGTCAGATTATCCCCACGAGTCGTCGAGCCTGCTATTCAAGTTTCTTGATGGCGAGTCCTAGGCTGATGGAGCCGGTATACTCTTGCAGTATGGTCGGTCCTTCGGACACCAAGAGTAGTCTATACACTGTGCTTGCACGAAGGAGAGGTCATGTTCTGCAAGACGGTCCCATCGCAGGCACACCACTTTACAATGTGCGTGGTCTTATTCCGGTCATTGATTCCTTCGGTTTCGAGACCGATCTTAGG ATTCATACACAAGGCCAAGTCTCCCTCTCCCTCGTCTTTGATCGTTGGTCCATCGTCCCCGGCGACCCTCTCGATAAAGAGGTGACAACCCGACCGCTCGAACCCGCAACCGCACAACAGTTGGCACGCGACTTTGTCCTCAAGACTCGCAGGAGGAAGGGTCTCGCGGAGGATGTTACCATCAGCAAGTTCCTAGAACCTGAGCTGTTCCGTAGTTTAAAGGAAAGTGGGGTGTTGGATGGTTAG